In Nymphalis io chromosome 13, ilAglIoxx1.1, whole genome shotgun sequence, one genomic interval encodes:
- the LOC126772628 gene encoding lachesin-like isoform X4 gives MYPRFAEPIPNVTVTVGRDALLACVVDNLRGFKVAWVRMDTQTILSIHHNIITQNPRISLSYNDHRSWYLHIKNVQEVDRGWYMCQVNTDPMRSRKGYLQVVVPPSIIDNMTSTDMVVREGTDVTLVCQASGYPEPYVMWRREDGQDFNYNGDSVGVVDGETLTITKVSRLHMGAYLCIASNGVPPSISKRIMLMVQFPPMLSIPNQLEGAYIGQDVTLECHTEAFPSSINYWTTDRGDMIISEMEIVGGKYEAFPVDSGYNKFMMLKIRNITKEDFGSYKCIAKNSLGETDGIIKLDEIPAPPSAFTTTQKSILDNQTIRKKGQPQIVQTNDAVSSTFQGVAFGEQIRDFDFYEEENIATVPKLGKLLYALLLYHLINVTLQLHS, from the exons AGCCAATCCCGAACGTCACAGTCACAGTTGGCAGGGATGCTTTACTGGCTTGCGTCGTCGATAACTTAAGAGGATTtaag GTGGCATGGGTTCGAATGGACACCCAAACAATCTTGAGCATCCATCACAATATAATAACACAGAATCCGCGCATCAGTTTGTCGTACAACGATCACCGCTCGTGGTACCTGCACATCAAGAACGTACAGGAGGTGGATCGCGGCTGGTACATGTGTCAAGTCAACACCGATCCCATGCGCTCTAGGAAAGGCTACCTGCAAGTTGTTG TGCCGCCATCGATCATCGACAATATGACGTCTACGGACATGGTTGTGAGGGAAGGTACGGACGTAACCTTGGTGTGTCAAGCTTCGGGCTACCCCGAACCGTATGTTATGTGGAGACGAGAGGATGGACAGGATTTTAACTATAATGGAGATTCTG TGGGTGTAGTTGACGGCGAAACTCTAACTATAACAAAGGTGTCACGTCTCCACATGGGCGCCTACCTCTGTATAGCGTCCAACGGCGTTCCTCCGTCGATTAGCAAGCGTATCATGCTTATGGTTCAAT TTCCACCGATGCTTTCAATTCCAAATCAATTGGAAGGGGCATACATTGGCCAAGACGTGACGTTGGAATGTCACACGGAGGCGTTTCCCTCCTCCATCAACTATTGGACCACAGACCGCGGAGATATGATCATTTCCG aaATGGAAATTGTAGGTGGCAAATACGAAGCGTTCCCCGTGGATAGCGGCTACAACAAATTTATGATGCTCAAGATTCGCAATATTACCAAAGAAGATTTCGGCAGTTATAAATGTATTGCGAAGAACTCGTTGGGCGAAACGGACGGCATCATCAAACTCGATG aaataccaGCACCCCCGTCCGCTTTCACAACTACGCAAAAATCTATACTGGATAATCAAACGATCAGAAAAAAAG GTCAACCTCAAATTGTTCAAACGAATGACGCAGTCAGTTCAACATTCCAAGGTGTAGCTTTCGGTGAACAAATAAGAGATTTTG ATTTCTACGAAGAAGAAAATATAGCAACAGTTCCGAAATtaggaaaattattatatgcgTTACTACTTTATCATCTGATAAATGTTACGTTACAATTACATTCTTGA
- the LOC126772628 gene encoding neurotrimin-like isoform X3, producing MTLFLHLYCVVWITLLTVYCSTTESMYPRFAEPIPNVTVTVGRDALLACVVDNLRGFKVAWVRMDTQTILSIHHNIITQNPRISLSYNDHRSWYLHIKNVQEVDRGWYMCQVNTDPMRSRKGYLQVVVPPSIIDNMTSTDMVVREGTDVTLVCQASGYPEPYVMWRREDGQDFNYNGDSVGVVDGETLTITKVSRLHMGAYLCIASNGVPPSISKRIMLMVQFPPMLSIPNQLEGAYIGQDVTLECHTEAFPSSINYWTTDRGDMIISEMEIVGGKYEAFPVDSGYNKFMMLKIRNITKEDFGSYKCIAKNSLGETDGIIKLDEIPAPPSAFTTTQKSILDNQTIRKKGQPQIVQTNDAVSSTFQGVAFGEQIRDFDFYEEENIATVPKLGKLLYALLLYHLINVTLQLHS from the exons AGCCAATCCCGAACGTCACAGTCACAGTTGGCAGGGATGCTTTACTGGCTTGCGTCGTCGATAACTTAAGAGGATTtaag GTGGCATGGGTTCGAATGGACACCCAAACAATCTTGAGCATCCATCACAATATAATAACACAGAATCCGCGCATCAGTTTGTCGTACAACGATCACCGCTCGTGGTACCTGCACATCAAGAACGTACAGGAGGTGGATCGCGGCTGGTACATGTGTCAAGTCAACACCGATCCCATGCGCTCTAGGAAAGGCTACCTGCAAGTTGTTG TGCCGCCATCGATCATCGACAATATGACGTCTACGGACATGGTTGTGAGGGAAGGTACGGACGTAACCTTGGTGTGTCAAGCTTCGGGCTACCCCGAACCGTATGTTATGTGGAGACGAGAGGATGGACAGGATTTTAACTATAATGGAGATTCTG TGGGTGTAGTTGACGGCGAAACTCTAACTATAACAAAGGTGTCACGTCTCCACATGGGCGCCTACCTCTGTATAGCGTCCAACGGCGTTCCTCCGTCGATTAGCAAGCGTATCATGCTTATGGTTCAAT TTCCACCGATGCTTTCAATTCCAAATCAATTGGAAGGGGCATACATTGGCCAAGACGTGACGTTGGAATGTCACACGGAGGCGTTTCCCTCCTCCATCAACTATTGGACCACAGACCGCGGAGATATGATCATTTCCG aaATGGAAATTGTAGGTGGCAAATACGAAGCGTTCCCCGTGGATAGCGGCTACAACAAATTTATGATGCTCAAGATTCGCAATATTACCAAAGAAGATTTCGGCAGTTATAAATGTATTGCGAAGAACTCGTTGGGCGAAACGGACGGCATCATCAAACTCGATG aaataccaGCACCCCCGTCCGCTTTCACAACTACGCAAAAATCTATACTGGATAATCAAACGATCAGAAAAAAAG GTCAACCTCAAATTGTTCAAACGAATGACGCAGTCAGTTCAACATTCCAAGGTGTAGCTTTCGGTGAACAAATAAGAGATTTTG ATTTCTACGAAGAAGAAAATATAGCAACAGTTCCGAAATtaggaaaattattatatgcgTTACTACTTTATCATCTGATAAATGTTACGTTACAATTACATTCTTGA